A region from the Canis lupus dingo isolate Sandy chromosome X, ASM325472v2, whole genome shotgun sequence genome encodes:
- the DLG3 gene encoding disks large homolog 3 isoform X6, whose amino-acid sequence MMNSSMSSGSGSLRTSEKRSLYVRALFDYDRTRDSCLPSQGLSFSYGDILHVINASDDEWWQARLVTPHGESEQIGVIPSKKRVEKKERARLKTVKFHARTGMMESNRSIKTKRKKSFRLSRKFPFYKSKENMAQESSIQEQGVTSNTSDSESSSKGQEDAILSYEPVTRQEIHYARPVIILGPMKDRVNDDLISEFPHKFGSCVPHTTRPRRDNEVDGQDYHFVVSREQMEKDIQDNKFIEAGQFNDNLYGTSIQSVRAVAERGKHCILDVSGNAIKRLQQAQLYPIAIFIKPKSIEALMEMNRRQTYEQANKIYDKAMKLEQEFGEYFTAIVQGDSLEEIYNKIKQIIEDQSGHYIWVPSPEKL is encoded by the exons ATGATGAACAGCAGCATGAGCTCTGGGTCTGGATCCCTCCGAACAAGTGAGAAGAGGTCTTTGTATGTCAG GGCCCTGTTTGATTATGATCGAACTCGGGACAGCTGCCTGCCAAGCCAGGGGCTCAGCTTCTCCTATGGTGACATTCTGCATGTCATTAATGCATCTGATGATGAGTGGTGGCAGGCAAGATTGGTGACCCCACATGGAGAAAGTGAGCAAATCGGTGTGATCCCCAGTAAAAAGAG ggtggaaaagaaagaaagagctcgATTGAAAACCGTGAAGTTCCATGCCAGGACGGGGATGATGGAGTCTAACAGG TCGATCAAAACGAAACGTAAAAAGAGTTTCCGCCTCTCTCGAAAGTTTCCATTTTACAAGAGCAAAGAAAACATGGCCCAGGAGAGCAGCATACAGGAAC AGGGAGTGACATCCAACACCAGTGACAGCGAAAGCAGTTCCA AAGGACAAGAGGATGCAATTTTGTCATATGAGCCAGTGACACGGCAAGAAA TTCACTATGCAAGACCTGTGATCATCCTGGGCCCAATGAAGGACAGAGTCAACGATGACCTGATATCGGAGTTCCCACATAAATTTGGATCCTGTGTGCCGC ATACCACTCGGCCTCGACGTGATAATGAGGTGGATGGACAAGACTACCACTTTGTGGTCTCCCGAGAACAAATGGAGAAGGATATTCAGGACAACAAGTTCATCGAAGCAGGCCAATTTAATGATAATCTCTATGGGACCAGCATCCAGTCAGTGCGGGCAGTTGCAGAGAGG GGCAAGCACTGTATCTTAGATGTTTCTGGCAATGCTATCAAGAGGCTGCAGCAAGCACAACTTTACCCCATAGCCATTTTCATCAAGCCCAAATCCATTGAAGCACTTAT GGAAATGAACCGACGGCAGACATACGAACAAGCAAATAAGATCTATGACAAAGCTATGAAACTGGAGCAGGAGTTTGGAGAATACTTCACAG CCATTGTACAGGGTGACTCACTGGAAGAGATTTACAACAAGATCAAACAAATCATCGAGGACCAGTCTGGGCACTACATTTGGGTCCCATCCCCTGAAAAACTCTGA